From a region of the Desulfuromonas sp. KJ2020 genome:
- a CDS encoding nickel-dependent hydrogenase large subunit yields the protein MAKKIVVDPITRIEGHLRIEAQLEDGRIANAWSSSTAFRGIETILKGRDPRDAHHFTQRFCGVCTTVHSMASIRCVEDALGIQIPDNARLIRNLIMGIQNIQDHVIHFYHLHALDWVDITGALKADPAATAKLAQSLSDWPVSGTAYFKAIQERIAAFVGTGRLGPFANAYWGHSAYRLPPEANLMAVAHYLEALEWQKDIIKIHAILGSKNPHPQTFLVGGMSIPVDPDSQNALNADKIAFIRKLLRKARTFVEQVYIPDLLAVASFYKDWAGIGGGVGNFLTYGDFPLDNSGSVEANWFPRGVVLGKDLANVLEMDQAKIAEYVTHSWYSYQAGDDKGLHPYDGETAHKYTGPKPPYDFLDTEAKYSWVKAPRYLDQPMEVGPLARMVIAYAKGHPEVKQVVDFVLGKLNVGPEALFSTLGRTAARGIETLLLAQKNETWLDQLADNMGRGILEVHSGEKWDPSTWPKEAAGFGYHEAPRGALGHWIRIENGAIANFQAVVPSTWNAGPRDPLGQMGPYEAALVGTPIANPEQPLEILRTIHSFDPCLACAVHLLDGSGSEIVKVKVL from the coding sequence ATGGCCAAGAAGATCGTCGTCGATCCGATCACCCGCATCGAAGGGCACCTGCGCATCGAGGCCCAACTGGAGGATGGCCGTATCGCCAATGCCTGGAGCTCCTCCACGGCCTTTCGCGGCATCGAGACCATCCTCAAGGGGCGGGACCCGCGGGACGCACACCATTTTACCCAGCGCTTTTGCGGCGTCTGCACCACGGTGCATTCCATGGCCAGCATCCGCTGCGTGGAAGATGCCCTGGGGATTCAGATCCCCGATAACGCTCGCCTCATCCGCAACCTGATCATGGGTATCCAGAACATCCAGGATCACGTGATCCATTTTTATCACCTGCATGCCCTCGACTGGGTCGATATTACCGGCGCCCTGAAGGCCGACCCGGCCGCGACCGCCAAGCTGGCCCAATCCCTCTCCGATTGGCCGGTATCGGGAACGGCCTACTTCAAAGCGATCCAGGAGCGCATCGCCGCTTTCGTCGGCACCGGCCGCCTGGGGCCCTTCGCCAATGCCTACTGGGGCCACAGCGCCTACCGGCTGCCGCCTGAAGCCAACCTCATGGCGGTGGCCCACTATCTGGAAGCGCTGGAATGGCAGAAGGACATCATCAAGATCCACGCCATTCTCGGCTCGAAAAACCCCCATCCGCAGACTTTCCTGGTGGGAGGCATGTCCATCCCCGTCGATCCCGACAGCCAGAACGCTCTCAACGCCGACAAGATCGCCTTCATCCGCAAGCTGCTGCGCAAGGCCCGGACTTTCGTCGAACAGGTCTACATCCCCGATCTGCTGGCCGTCGCCTCTTTTTACAAGGATTGGGCCGGCATTGGCGGCGGCGTGGGCAACTTTCTCACCTACGGCGATTTCCCCCTGGACAACAGCGGCAGCGTCGAGGCCAACTGGTTCCCGCGCGGCGTCGTGCTGGGCAAAGACCTGGCCAATGTGCTGGAGATGGACCAGGCCAAGATCGCCGAATACGTCACCCATAGCTGGTACAGTTACCAGGCTGGTGACGACAAGGGGCTGCACCCCTACGACGGGGAAACCGCGCACAAGTACACGGGGCCCAAACCGCCCTACGATTTTCTCGACACCGAGGCCAAATATTCCTGGGTCAAGGCCCCCCGCTATCTCGATCAGCCCATGGAGGTCGGCCCGCTGGCGCGTATGGTCATCGCCTACGCCAAGGGACATCCCGAGGTGAAGCAGGTGGTCGATTTTGTCCTCGGCAAGCTGAATGTGGGGCCGGAGGCGCTCTTTTCGACCCTGGGCCGCACCGCCGCCCGCGGGATCGAGACCCTGCTGCTGGCCCAGAAGAACGAGACCTGGCTCGACCAGCTCGCCGACAACATGGGGCGGGGTATCCTCGAGGTGCACAGCGGCGAGAAATGGGACCCCTCGACCTGGCCGAAAGAGGCGGCGGGCTTCGGTTACCATGAGGCGCCCCGCGGCGCCCTGGGGCACTGGATCCGTATCGAAAACGGCGCCATCGCCAACTTCCAGGCCGTGGTGCCTTCCACCTGGAACGCCGGACCGCGCGATCCGCTCGGGCAGATGGGACCCTACGAGGCGGCCCTGGTCGGCACGCCTATCGCCAACCCGGAGCAGCCGCTGGAAATCCTGCGCACCATTCACTCCTTCGATCCCTGCCTGGCCTGCGCGGTGCACCTGCTCGACGGGAGCGGCAGCGAGATCGTCAAGGTGAAAGTTCTCTGA
- a CDS encoding hydrogenase small subunit: MKEDFPAEAVVLPEKILQKWETRGVSRRDFIKFCTGMTATLALPLSFVPRVAEALEDLRVPVIWVEFQGCTGDTEALLRANQPTVAEILLDLLSVEYHETIMAAAGQQAEEAKHQAMDKYKGQYIAVVEGSIPAGDGGVYCTIAGDSALNIARKVCGNAAATIAVGNCATFGGLPAAAPNPTGAISVQEAVPGATVLNLPGCPLNVDNLTATIVHFLTFNRLPATDRLGRPLFAYGKRIHDNCERRSHFDAGQYAEAFGDEGHRKGFCLYKLGCKGPETFHNCPTIRYNEGTSWPVMAGHGCIGCAEPGFWDTMTPFYRRLPQVPGFGVEVTADQIGVGLAVGTAAAFAAHGVASAFRKGHAFKSDNLVQKDKEE, encoded by the coding sequence ATGAAAGAAGACTTTCCCGCTGAAGCCGTTGTGCTGCCTGAAAAGATCCTGCAGAAATGGGAGACGCGCGGCGTCAGCCGTCGTGATTTTATCAAATTCTGCACGGGGATGACGGCTACGCTGGCGTTGCCGCTGTCTTTTGTTCCCCGGGTGGCCGAGGCCCTGGAAGATCTGCGGGTGCCGGTGATCTGGGTGGAGTTCCAAGGCTGCACGGGGGATACGGAGGCCCTGCTGCGAGCCAATCAGCCAACCGTAGCGGAGATCCTGCTCGATCTGCTCTCCGTGGAATACCATGAAACGATCATGGCGGCCGCGGGCCAGCAGGCGGAGGAAGCCAAGCACCAGGCCATGGATAAATACAAAGGCCAGTATATCGCCGTGGTCGAAGGCTCCATCCCCGCCGGAGATGGCGGCGTCTACTGTACCATCGCCGGCGACAGTGCCCTGAATATTGCTCGCAAGGTGTGCGGTAATGCCGCCGCCACCATCGCCGTGGGCAACTGCGCCACCTTTGGCGGACTGCCGGCCGCTGCCCCCAACCCCACCGGCGCCATCTCGGTGCAGGAGGCCGTCCCCGGCGCCACGGTCCTCAACCTGCCAGGCTGCCCCCTGAATGTCGACAACCTCACCGCCACCATCGTCCATTTCCTCACCTTCAACCGCCTGCCGGCCACCGACCGCCTCGGCCGCCCCCTCTTTGCCTATGGCAAACGCATTCACGACAACTGCGAGCGCCGCAGCCATTTCGATGCCGGCCAGTACGCCGAGGCCTTCGGCGACGAGGGGCATCGGAAGGGATTCTGTCTCTACAAGCTCGGGTGCAAGGGACCCGAGACGTTTCATAACTGCCCGACGATTCGCTACAACGAAGGCACCAGCTGGCCGGTCATGGCCGGTCACGGGTGCATCGGCTGTGCCGAGCCCGGTTTCTGGGATACCATGACCCCCTTCTACCGTCGTTTGCCGCAGGTGCCGGGTTTCGGGGTCGAAGTGACCGCCGATCAGATCGGCGTCGGCCTGGCGGTAGGGACGGCGGCGGCCTTTGCCGCCCATGGCGTGGCCAGCGCGTTCCGCAAGGGGCATGCCTTCAAATCGGACAACCTCGTGCAAAAGGACAAGGAGGAGTAG
- a CDS encoding BCAM0308 family protein — MQKDVGKFGISDKRGRVKTSSDPYIPEEGRKEPSLCNGCKAVYKNKRWTFDPDFYETASKDSGSHWVTCPACQKIEQKYAEGVVTLRGGYLWEHEEEIRNILKNEETRAMAKNPLERIIQISRQDDALVVETTEEKLAEHLGRALHKAHQGEINVSWTEDHARCRVTWEREA, encoded by the coding sequence ATGCAAAAAGATGTAGGAAAATTCGGCATCAGTGATAAACGCGGCAGGGTCAAAACCAGTTCGGATCCTTATATCCCCGAAGAGGGGCGCAAGGAACCATCGCTCTGCAATGGCTGTAAGGCCGTGTATAAAAACAAGCGGTGGACCTTTGATCCCGACTTCTACGAAACAGCCAGCAAGGACTCCGGCTCGCACTGGGTCACCTGCCCGGCCTGTCAGAAAATCGAGCAGAAGTACGCGGAAGGCGTCGTGACCCTGCGTGGAGGGTACCTCTGGGAGCATGAAGAGGAAATCCGCAACATTCTCAAGAATGAAGAAACCAGGGCCATGGCCAAAAATCCCCTGGAGCGTATCATCCAGATCAGCCGACAGGACGACGCCCTGGTTGTGGAGACCACCGAAGAGAAGCTGGCGGAACATCTGGGAAGAGCCCTGCACAAAGCCCACCAGGGTGAAATCAACGTTTCTTGGACGGAAGACCACGCCAGATGCCGCGTCACCTGGGAGCGCGAAGCATAA
- a CDS encoding archease — translation MSSYRLLEHTADMGIEATAATLEDLYAQAAKGLIAIIFGNTSGPALRDRFIELDGSDLADLLVRWLNEILYLVEMEHFLPCQFTLDPIQNHHLRGKVRGFHFDEERVQAEREVKAVTYHQLEVRRQAAGWLARVYVDL, via the coding sequence ATGTCTTCTTACCGTCTCTTGGAACATACGGCCGACATGGGCATCGAGGCGACCGCCGCGACCCTGGAGGACCTCTACGCGCAGGCCGCCAAAGGGCTCATTGCTATTATTTTCGGCAATACCAGCGGTCCGGCGCTGAGGGACCGCTTCATCGAACTGGACGGCAGCGATCTCGCCGACCTGCTGGTTCGCTGGCTCAATGAGATTCTCTACTTGGTCGAGATGGAGCATTTCCTTCCCTGCCAATTCACCCTCGACCCCATCCAGAACCATCACCTGCGGGGCAAGGTACGGGGCTTTCACTTTGATGAGGAGCGTGTGCAGGCGGAAAGGGAGGTCAAGGCCGTCACCTATCACCAGCTCGAGGTTCGCCGCCAGGCTGCGGGCTGGCTGGCTCGGGTCTACGTCGACCTGTGA
- a CDS encoding RtcB family protein, translating to MSVKIERIDACRWRIPREGDMRTDGLVFASEKMINFLRQEQALEQVRNVATLPGIVGPSIAMPDIHWGYGFPIGGVAAFSADEGVVSPGGVGYDINCGVRLLRSGLSVAEIRPVAQKLADTLFRNIPSGVGSCRQDLKLSSSQELKVLRQGARWAVEHGYGSEEDLLHIEEGGTLAGADPELLSERALERGRAQLGTLGSGNHFLEVQEVERIEDPAAAEALGLFPGQMTVTIHTGSRGLGYQVCDDYLRLMQKASQKYGIHLPDRQLCCAPLSSPEGKQYLAAMACAANFAFANRQLITAWVRESFEQVTGKGPGDLRLSVIYDVCHNIAKWEKHPVKGREMTLCVHRKGATRAFPPGHPDTPALYRQIGQPVLIPGDMGRYSYVLVGTQAGYEETFGSTCHGAGRVMSRHAAKRAAHGRNIEAELARQGIVIRAAGRATVAEEIPEAYKDVMEVVDVVQQAGIGKIVARLRPVVVIKG from the coding sequence ATGAGCGTTAAGATCGAGCGAATCGATGCCTGCCGCTGGCGCATTCCCCGGGAAGGAGACATGCGTACCGACGGGCTGGTCTTCGCCAGCGAGAAGATGATCAATTTCCTGCGCCAGGAGCAGGCCCTCGAACAGGTACGCAACGTCGCCACCCTACCCGGCATCGTCGGCCCCTCCATCGCCATGCCGGACATTCACTGGGGCTACGGCTTTCCTATCGGCGGCGTCGCCGCCTTTTCGGCGGACGAGGGGGTCGTTTCTCCCGGCGGGGTCGGCTACGACATCAACTGCGGCGTACGCCTGTTGCGCAGTGGCCTGAGCGTGGCGGAAATCCGGCCCGTCGCCCAGAAGCTGGCCGACACGCTCTTTCGCAACATCCCCTCCGGGGTCGGCTCCTGCCGCCAGGATCTCAAACTCAGTTCATCCCAGGAGCTCAAGGTCCTGCGCCAGGGGGCCCGCTGGGCCGTGGAGCACGGCTACGGCAGTGAAGAGGATCTGCTCCATATCGAAGAGGGCGGCACCCTTGCCGGCGCCGACCCCGAACTGCTCTCCGAACGGGCCCTCGAACGCGGCCGTGCCCAGCTCGGCACTTTGGGCAGCGGTAATCACTTTCTCGAGGTGCAGGAGGTGGAAAGGATAGAGGATCCGGCCGCGGCGGAAGCTCTGGGCCTCTTTCCGGGGCAGATGACCGTCACCATCCACACGGGCAGCCGGGGGCTCGGCTACCAGGTGTGCGACGACTACCTGCGCCTCATGCAGAAGGCCAGCCAGAAATACGGCATCCACCTCCCCGACCGCCAGCTCTGCTGTGCCCCGCTGTCCAGCCCGGAAGGCAAGCAGTATCTGGCCGCCATGGCCTGCGCCGCCAACTTCGCCTTCGCCAACCGGCAGCTGATTACCGCCTGGGTGCGGGAATCTTTCGAGCAGGTGACGGGCAAGGGACCGGGAGACTTGCGCCTCTCCGTTATCTATGATGTCTGCCACAACATCGCCAAGTGGGAGAAGCATCCCGTCAAGGGCCGGGAGATGACCCTGTGCGTACACCGCAAGGGGGCCACCCGTGCCTTTCCTCCCGGCCACCCCGACACCCCGGCGCTCTACCGGCAGATTGGTCAGCCCGTGCTGATACCCGGCGACATGGGTCGCTATTCCTATGTTCTGGTGGGAACACAGGCAGGCTATGAAGAGACCTTCGGCTCGACCTGCCACGGGGCCGGCCGCGTTATGTCCCGGCATGCCGCCAAACGTGCCGCCCACGGCCGCAACATCGAGGCGGAACTGGCCAGGCAGGGTATCGTCATTCGGGCCGCCGGGCGGGCTACCGTGGCCGAAGAGATTCCGGAGGCCTACAAGGATGTCATGGAAGTGGTCGATGTGGTGCAGCAGGCGGGGATCGGTAAAATCGTGGCCCGGTTGCGGCCTGTCGTCGTCATCAAAGGCTGA
- a CDS encoding complex I NDUFA9 subunit family protein encodes MKVFVTGATGFVGSEIIRQLTAAGHTARCLVRPGSEHKMEILKGVEIRHGDASQPETLVDALKGCEGVIHLIGIIREFPHKGITFKKLHVEATRHILQAASEQGVGRFVHMSSNGTREGATSDYHQSKWAAEELVRDSDLDWTIFRPSVIFGPGDQFINMLADMMHKLPVMPVIGDGAYRMSPVAVEDVAKGFIKSLKLQEASGQVYHCCGPQALTYDEILDEIGRALGKTSVTKLHHPLCLMKPVVGLLDGFSWFPLTRNQLTMMLEGNVCDPEPWAKTFGIKPTPLAEGIGRYLSS; translated from the coding sequence ATGAAAGTATTCGTCACCGGAGCAACGGGATTTGTCGGCTCCGAGATCATCCGCCAGCTGACCGCGGCCGGACACACGGCTCGCTGTCTGGTCAGGCCGGGGTCGGAACACAAGATGGAGATTCTGAAGGGCGTGGAAATCCGGCACGGCGACGCCAGCCAACCGGAAACCCTGGTGGACGCCTTAAAAGGCTGTGAAGGGGTAATCCACCTCATCGGCATCATTCGCGAATTTCCCCACAAGGGAATCACTTTCAAAAAACTGCACGTCGAAGCGACCCGCCATATCTTACAGGCGGCCAGTGAACAGGGCGTCGGACGTTTCGTGCATATGAGTTCCAACGGTACGCGAGAGGGGGCGACCAGCGACTACCACCAAAGCAAATGGGCGGCCGAAGAACTGGTGCGGGATTCCGACCTCGACTGGACCATCTTCCGCCCCTCGGTCATCTTTGGTCCCGGCGACCAGTTCATCAACATGCTTGCCGATATGATGCACAAGCTCCCCGTCATGCCCGTCATCGGCGACGGCGCCTACCGCATGTCCCCCGTCGCCGTCGAGGATGTGGCCAAGGGCTTCATCAAAAGTCTCAAGCTCCAGGAAGCCAGCGGCCAGGTCTACCATTGCTGCGGTCCCCAGGCCCTTACCTACGATGAGATTCTCGACGAGATCGGGCGGGCTCTCGGCAAAACGTCCGTGACCAAGCTCCACCATCCCCTCTGCCTCATGAAGCCCGTGGTCGGCCTGCTGGACGGCTTTTCCTGGTTCCCTCTCACCCGCAACCAGTTGACTATGATGCTTGAGGGCAACGTCTGCGACCCTGAACCCTGGGCGAAGACCTTCGGGATCAAGCCGACCCCTCTGGCTGAAGGCATCGGCCGTTATCTGTCGTCCTGA
- a CDS encoding iron-sulfur cluster assembly scaffold protein, giving the protein MYTEAVLDHFNNPRNVGIIDDPTVLVQVGDPGCGDSLLLTLKIEDDRLVDIRYKIYGCGAAIATSSMGSELVKGKTLSEALAVGDADVIAALGGLPEEKEHCSNLIASALQAGIRQYLDSLRQEEAK; this is encoded by the coding sequence ATGTATACCGAAGCAGTGCTGGATCATTTCAACAATCCGCGCAATGTGGGGATTATCGACGACCCCACCGTGCTGGTGCAGGTGGGCGACCCCGGGTGTGGGGACTCGCTGCTGCTGACACTCAAAATCGAGGACGACCGCCTGGTCGATATCCGCTACAAGATCTATGGCTGCGGGGCGGCTATCGCCACCTCGTCCATGGGGAGCGAACTGGTCAAGGGGAAAACCCTGAGCGAAGCCCTGGCGGTCGGGGATGCCGATGTCATCGCCGCTCTCGGCGGCCTGCCCGAGGAGAAGGAGCACTGTTCCAACCTGATCGCCAGCGCCCTGCAGGCCGGCATCCGCCAGTATCTGGACTCCCTGCGGCAGGAAGAGGCGAAATAA
- a CDS encoding DUF134 domain-containing protein, translating to MSPRSKKPRHCSCPFQGETSQVFKPAGIPLKELVRLRLHHDELEALHLCDGLGLTQEDAGGRMGISRGTVQRLVASARRKTAQALIEGYALVVGEEPAEEESP from the coding sequence ATGTCGCCACGGAGCAAAAAACCGCGCCACTGCAGCTGCCCTTTTCAGGGTGAAACAAGTCAGGTATTCAAGCCCGCCGGCATCCCGCTGAAGGAGTTGGTGCGGTTGCGTCTTCACCACGACGAACTGGAAGCTCTGCATCTCTGCGACGGGCTCGGTCTGACGCAGGAGGATGCCGGAGGACGCATGGGTATCTCTCGCGGCACCGTTCAGCGACTGGTGGCGAGCGCCCGCCGCAAAACGGCCCAGGCCCTGATCGAAGGCTATGCCCTGGTTGTTGGTGAAGAGCCTGCAGAGGAAGAATCACCTTAA
- a CDS encoding arsenic resistance protein has protein sequence MWNLLNKISKNLVIAIPVMMVAGFVYGLLAEAGPLKALILPFTFLMVYPMMVTLKIRKVLEGGDTKAQVLTQVVNFAIIPFVAFGFGQLFFPNSPYLALGLLLAALVPTSGMTISWTGLAKGNLAAAVKMTVVGLIVGSLATPFYVRGLMGAQVEVELLSILKQIGLMVFLPMIAGYFTQRALVRRYGQERFQTTWAPLFPSLSVLGVLGIVFIALALKARAVAAHPEQLVAIFIPLLLLYLFNYVLSTVVGKMLLPREDAIAMVYGTVMRNLSIALAVAINAFGTAGSEAALVISLAYVVQVKSAAWYVKYTDRVFGPAASPGQPQKCAG, from the coding sequence ATGTGGAATCTGTTGAACAAGATCAGTAAAAATCTGGTCATCGCCATTCCGGTGATGATGGTCGCCGGTTTCGTCTATGGCCTGCTGGCGGAGGCGGGGCCTCTGAAGGCGTTGATTCTCCCTTTCACCTTTCTCATGGTCTACCCGATGATGGTGACCCTGAAGATCCGCAAGGTGCTTGAGGGAGGGGATACCAAGGCCCAGGTGCTGACCCAGGTGGTCAATTTCGCCATCATCCCTTTTGTGGCCTTCGGTTTTGGCCAGCTGTTCTTTCCGAACAGCCCCTACCTGGCCCTCGGTCTGCTGCTGGCGGCTCTGGTGCCGACGAGCGGCATGACCATCTCCTGGACCGGTCTGGCCAAGGGGAATTTGGCCGCGGCCGTGAAGATGACGGTGGTCGGGCTGATCGTCGGTTCCCTGGCCACGCCTTTTTACGTGCGCGGCCTCATGGGAGCGCAGGTCGAGGTCGAACTGCTGAGTATTCTCAAGCAGATTGGGCTTATGGTCTTTCTGCCCATGATCGCCGGTTATTTCACCCAGCGCGCCCTCGTCCGGCGTTACGGCCAGGAGCGTTTTCAGACCACCTGGGCACCGCTCTTCCCGTCCCTGTCGGTGCTGGGCGTGCTGGGGATCGTCTTTATCGCCCTGGCCCTCAAGGCCAGGGCGGTGGCGGCCCACCCCGAACAGTTGGTGGCGATCTTTATCCCTTTGCTGCTGCTGTACCTGTTCAATTATGTGCTCAGCACGGTGGTCGGGAAGATGCTGCTCCCCCGTGAAGATGCCATCGCCATGGTCTATGGCACGGTCATGCGCAACCTCTCCATCGCCTTGGCCGTCGCCATCAACGCCTTTGGGACGGCGGGTTCCGAGGCGGCTCTGGTGATCAGTCTGGCCTATGTGGTGCAGGTTAAATCGGCCGCCTGGTACGTCAAATATACCGACCGGGTGTTCGGCCCGGCCGCCTCACCGGGGCAGCCGCAAAAGTGTGCCGGCTAA
- a CDS encoding DUF302 domain-containing protein, whose amino-acid sequence MTQATLYKAETDKKLPLFVEDLALAAGRRGFTIHNEDKMAMAHTFSAHGLEVGQNFDLHMIQICKPTRAAQSLMKNPERAVLMPKFIMTFTQDGKTQIRFLSYARELVAALVEDDEFSTSLDQSFREIREILEEARK is encoded by the coding sequence ATGACTCAGGCAACCTTGTACAAAGCAGAGACGGACAAGAAGCTCCCCCTTTTTGTGGAGGATCTGGCGCTGGCCGCTGGTCGGCGGGGCTTCACCATCCATAATGAAGACAAAATGGCTATGGCGCATACCTTCAGCGCGCATGGTCTGGAGGTGGGCCAGAATTTTGATCTGCACATGATTCAGATCTGCAAACCGACGCGGGCAGCCCAGAGTCTCATGAAAAACCCGGAGCGGGCGGTGCTGATGCCCAAGTTCATCATGACCTTCACCCAAGATGGCAAGACTCAGATCCGCTTTCTCAGTTACGCCCGGGAACTGGTGGCGGCCCTGGTCGAGGATGACGAGTTTTCGACTTCCCTCGATCAGAGCTTTAGGGAAATACGGGAAATACTGGAAGAGGCACGTAAGTAG
- a CDS encoding NifB/NifX family molybdenum-iron cluster-binding protein, which yields MKICFPVESNEGMESVVFGHFGSAPLFVVVDTESRAVQAVNNGDKDHAHGQCKPLRALGGQQVDAIVVGGIGSGALMGLNRVGLKVFQAQGVTVADNLACLREDSLPELTLQGTCGGHGHGHGCGHDH from the coding sequence ATGAAAATCTGTTTTCCGGTAGAGAGTAATGAAGGGATGGAGAGTGTGGTCTTTGGCCATTTCGGTTCGGCCCCCTTGTTCGTGGTCGTCGATACGGAGAGCCGTGCCGTTCAGGCCGTGAACAACGGTGACAAAGATCATGCCCACGGGCAGTGCAAGCCCCTGCGCGCCCTCGGCGGACAGCAGGTAGATGCCATCGTCGTCGGCGGCATTGGCAGCGGTGCTCTCATGGGCCTGAACCGGGTCGGCCTCAAGGTTTTTCAGGCACAGGGGGTGACGGTGGCCGACAACCTCGCCTGTCTGCGCGAAGACAGTCTGCCCGAGTTGACCCTGCAGGGCACCTGCGGCGGCCATGGCCACGGACATGGCTGTGGACACGACCACTAG
- a CDS encoding rhodanese-like domain-containing protein produces MFKRLTLTFALILLLSSAALAANMMEEDAVKNLLEQDNALILVDIQPAEAFAKAHIRGSLETNAFPAKTAEEKARLDQVLPVIQSSDLPVVIVCPRGKSGARNSYDYLLSKGVPEDRLYILEGGMADWPFDELLVEGR; encoded by the coding sequence ATGTTCAAACGCCTCACCCTGACCTTCGCGCTCATCCTCCTCCTGTCCAGCGCCGCGCTGGCCGCCAACATGATGGAAGAAGACGCCGTAAAAAACCTGCTGGAGCAGGATAACGCCCTGATCCTGGTCGACATCCAACCCGCAGAGGCCTTTGCCAAGGCGCATATTCGCGGCTCACTGGAAACCAACGCTTTTCCCGCCAAAACCGCGGAGGAAAAAGCCCGACTGGATCAGGTGCTACCGGTGATCCAGTCCTCCGACCTGCCCGTTGTGATCGTCTGTCCGCGGGGAAAAAGCGGCGCCAGGAACAGCTACGACTATCTGCTCTCCAAAGGGGTGCCGGAAGACCGCTTATACATCCTGGAAGGCGGCATGGCCGACTGGCCCTTTGACGAACTGCTTGTGGAAGGCCGCTAG
- a CDS encoding (Fe-S)-binding protein, whose product MRLDQPDDLGRLWNDMAALCTSCGVCVTPCAFLRREGTPAAICRRQPPADQLETAYDCSLCGQCDALCPEGLRPSALFLAMRQALVRRGGFDARAYAGWLRYEKLGSHPLFRRHLIPPGCTTVFFPGCSLPGSRPEGVRDLLRRLRQQDASIGLVLDCCGKISHDLGREEYFSALFNRLADSLLARGVRRVLTACPGCSKIFRHADSPFEVKSVYEVLAAGAGESTPSEAASTVAIHDPCPARFDAAQQQAVRTLVSQAGWHIEELPESGRTTRCCGQGGMVEGKRPGTVVSEARLIAAQAQGRPLVTSCAACANALEQAGPVAHVADLMTGGGDFTTKAPPSAVRWLNRLGLRLRRTL is encoded by the coding sequence ATGCGTCTGGATCAACCCGATGATCTGGGGCGGCTGTGGAATGACATGGCCGCCCTTTGTACGTCCTGTGGGGTTTGCGTCACCCCCTGCGCTTTTCTGCGCCGCGAAGGGACGCCGGCGGCCATCTGCCGACGACAACCGCCAGCGGATCAACTGGAAACGGCCTACGACTGCTCCCTGTGCGGCCAGTGCGACGCCCTCTGCCCGGAAGGGCTGCGTCCCTCCGCCCTTTTTCTCGCCATGCGCCAGGCCCTAGTACGGCGCGGTGGCTTTGACGCCAGGGCCTACGCCGGCTGGCTGCGCTACGAAAAGCTCGGAAGCCACCCGCTCTTCCGCCGGCACCTCATTCCCCCGGGCTGCACGACCGTCTTCTTTCCCGGCTGTTCACTCCCCGGCTCACGCCCCGAAGGGGTACGCGACCTCCTTCGCCGCCTGCGCCAGCAGGACGCGTCCATCGGCCTCGTCCTCGACTGCTGCGGCAAGATTTCCCACGATCTCGGTCGCGAAGAATACTTCTCGGCTCTGTTCAACCGTCTCGCCGACAGTCTGCTGGCTCGGGGCGTTCGCCGCGTCCTCACCGCCTGCCCCGGCTGCAGTAAAATATTTCGGCACGCCGATTCACCTTTCGAGGTGAAAAGCGTGTACGAAGTGCTGGCAGCAGGAGCGGGGGAATCGACGCCCAGCGAAGCCGCATCGACGGTGGCCATTCACGACCCCTGTCCGGCCCGCTTTGACGCCGCCCAGCAGCAGGCAGTGCGCACCCTGGTAAGCCAAGCCGGCTGGCACATCGAGGAGTTGCCCGAGAGCGGCCGCACCACCCGCTGCTGCGGCCAGGGGGGGATGGTGGAGGGCAAACGACCCGGCACGGTCGTGAGCGAAGCCCGCCTCATCGCCGCCCAGGCCCAGGGACGCCCGCTGGTCACGTCCTGCGCCGCCTGCGCAAACGCCCTCGAACAGGCCGGCCCCGTCGCCCATGTCGCCGATCTGATGACCGGCGGGGGCGACTTTACCACCAAGGCGCCGCCCTCGGCCGTCCGCTGGCTGAACCGACTCGGGCTGCGCCTGCGGAGGACACTATGA